In Flavobacterium okayamense, a single window of DNA contains:
- a CDS encoding helix-turn-helix domain-containing protein yields MKLQLIGISLAAFVFSLYRLIQRKENAVVVVFYLSWFLLFISLFIASDYVDILSENIVSTFAVLFFVWLTLLPPLLYGIIQFKLNKVLLDIRHLYIPIVLFFINIFSLLYFSVQKDEKVFTYEVVENVMTYSNYIIILFVFPISTFYYSFLSFRSLQFFPSKNNFKKNIEKGLLFWFVLLYDVYIFIWILTNYLIDNSSVKSVLKVYYTGYFILSIAILFKLSAKRDEFEIEDSENSIFEEIGKKLNHKIHSDKIFLNPQINLKLLAKEIGTNEKYLSQYINKNYNKNFSLFINEFRVEYAKQILINGEYSNYTLEAIGSLSGFNSKTSFNSTFKKYTGETPSEFKNKKELN; encoded by the coding sequence ATGAAATTACAATTAATAGGCATCTCTCTTGCAGCGTTCGTTTTTTCTTTATATCGATTGATTCAAAGAAAGGAAAACGCCGTTGTTGTAGTTTTTTATTTGTCCTGGTTTTTACTATTTATAAGTTTGTTTATTGCATCAGATTATGTAGATATTTTATCTGAAAATATAGTAAGTACTTTTGCCGTTTTATTTTTTGTTTGGTTAACGTTATTGCCTCCACTTTTATATGGAATAATTCAATTTAAATTGAATAAAGTTTTACTTGATATTCGACATCTTTATATTCCAATCGTTTTATTTTTCATTAACATTTTTTCACTTCTATATTTTTCTGTTCAAAAAGATGAAAAAGTTTTTACCTATGAAGTAGTTGAAAACGTGATGACTTATAGTAATTATATTATTATTCTATTCGTTTTTCCAATTTCAACTTTTTATTATAGCTTTTTATCGTTTCGTTCGTTACAGTTTTTTCCTTCAAAAAATAATTTCAAAAAAAATATAGAAAAAGGATTGTTGTTTTGGTTTGTATTACTTTATGATGTTTATATTTTTATTTGGATTCTTACTAATTATTTAATTGACAACTCCTCAGTTAAAAGTGTTTTAAAAGTTTATTATACTGGTTATTTTATTCTTTCTATTGCTATATTATTTAAGTTAAGTGCTAAAAGAGACGAATTTGAAATTGAAGATTCTGAAAATTCAATTTTTGAAGAAATTGGTAAAAAGTTAAATCATAAAATTCACTCAGATAAGATTTTTTTGAACCCTCAAATAAATTTAAAATTATTAGCAAAAGAAATTGGAACAAATGAAAAGTATTTATCACAGTATATAAATAAAAATTATAATAAAAACTTTTCATTATTTATTAATGAGTTTAGAGTTGAATATGCTAAACAAATTCTTATAAATGGTGAATATTCAAATTATACGCTTGAAGCGATTGGTTCATTATCAGGTTTTAATTCTAAAACATCTTTTAATTCAACTTTTAAGAAATATACTGGGGAAACTCCTTCAGAGTTTAAAAATAAAAAGGAGCTTAATTAA